TGGCCGGGGACGCACCGGCGCAGGCTGGCGGCTGCGCTGGCGGCCTCGCTGCCCGGTTCCCCGCGCTAGGCGTCCTCGGGGAGAGCGCCGGGCCGCTCGCGGTGCGCCAGCGGCAGCAGCACGCGGGCCGCGACGGCGACGCCGGCCCACGCGGCCCCCGCGTCCTTGAGCACCCGGCAGCAGGCCTCGGCGGTCGTGCCCGTCGTCAGCACGTCGTCGCAGAGCAGCACGCGCCTATGATCACCAC
Above is a window of bacterium DNA encoding:
- a CDS encoding phosphoribosyltransferase, translating into GDHRRVLLCDDVLTTGTTAEACCRVLKDAGAAWAGVAVAARVLLPLAHRERPGALPEDA